One window from the genome of Diabrotica virgifera virgifera chromosome 6, PGI_DIABVI_V3a encodes:
- the LOC126886349 gene encoding gastrula zinc finger protein XlCGF71.1-like: MIEQHIKEKSVTNETCSKQSKKVYTSIHSSEKHFTCEVCNRQYVSNGNLKQHMIIHTGKKPFECEICTKQFTQLSNLKVHMRRHIGEKPFECQVCTKQCLTKGHLKRHMAVHTGVKPFGCEICTKQFVTHNELKIHMVVHTGVKPFGCEICTKQFRRTADLKSHMRKHTGVKPYACEMCTKQFARSANLKLHMRTHTEKLFGCEICTKQFARSTDLKRHTMMHTGEKPFGCEICTKSFSRSSDLKIHLRMHP; the protein is encoded by the coding sequence ATGATAGAGCAGCACATTAAAGAAAAATCTGTTACTAATGAAACCTGTTCGAAACAGAGTAAAAAAGTTTACACGAGTATACACTCTTCTGAAAAACATTTTACATGTGAAGTTTGCAATAGACAATATGTATCAAATGGTAATCTAAAACAACATATGATAATTCACACTGGGAAAAAACCATTCGAATGTGAAATATGCACAAAACAGTTTACACAACTTTCTAATTTAAAAGTTCATATGAGAAGGCACATTGGTGAAAAACCTTTTGAATGTCAAGTATGCACAAAACAGTGTTTAACAAAAGGTCACTTAAAAAGACATATGGCGGTGCATACTGGTGTTAAGCCATTTGGATGTGAAATATGCACAAAACAGTTTGTAACACACAATGAGTTAAAAATACATATGGTGGTGCATACTGGTGTAAAACCATTTGGATGTGAAATATGCACAAAACAGTTTAGACGAACTGCTGACTTAAAATCTCATATGAGAAAGCATACTGGTGTAAAACCATATGCATGTGAAATGTGCACAAAACAGTTTGCACGAAGTGCTAACTTAAAATTGCATATGAGAACGCACACTGAAAAACTATTTGGATGTGAAATATGCACAAAACAGTTTGCACGAAGTACTGACTTAAAAAGACATACGATgatgcatactggtgaaaaaccatttggatgtgaaatttgcaccaaatcGTTTTCGCGAAGTTCtgatttaaaaatacatttgagaaTGCATCCTTGA